One Pseudonocardia abyssalis DNA segment encodes these proteins:
- a CDS encoding Lrp/AsnC family transcriptional regulator — protein MLDALDVDLLRALRETPRAGVLELSRTLGVARGTVQSRLDRLERDGVVTGYGPDVDVVAAGFAVQAFVTLEIAQGALDDVTAELSALPAVLEAYATTGTSDVLCRLAAASHEDLQETLLQIDRSGTVSRSTSVIVLSTVVAPRTAPLLERGPRRSSPRAPAYRRDPVSRRDRDGPRT, from the coding sequence ATGTTGGACGCCCTCGACGTCGACCTGCTCCGCGCCCTGCGGGAGACGCCCCGCGCCGGCGTCCTGGAACTGTCCCGCACGCTCGGGGTGGCGCGGGGCACCGTGCAGTCGCGGCTCGACCGCCTGGAGCGCGACGGCGTCGTCACCGGTTACGGGCCCGACGTCGACGTCGTCGCGGCCGGGTTCGCGGTGCAGGCGTTCGTGACGCTGGAGATCGCCCAGGGTGCTCTCGACGACGTCACCGCGGAGCTCTCGGCGCTGCCCGCGGTGCTGGAGGCCTACGCCACCACCGGCACGTCCGACGTGCTGTGCCGCCTCGCCGCGGCCTCGCACGAGGACCTGCAGGAGACGCTGCTGCAGATCGACCGCTCCGGCACCGTCTCCCGCTCGACGAGTGTGATCGTGCTGTCGACCGTCGTCGCGCCCCGGACGGCGCCCCTGCTGGAGCGGGGCCCGCGCCGATCGTCGCCCCGGGCGCCCGCGTACCGCCGCGACCCCGTCTCCCGCCGTGACCGGGACGGGCCCCGGACGTAG